Proteins from one Prevotella sp. E2-28 genomic window:
- a CDS encoding GLPGLI family protein, with the protein MKKLITTMFVLVLTIGAQGQEYDGLDDIVATINTTKIHQDSIDTSRLVAVYDYECRTQDAEGKAVTDRMKLCVLVGQHCTRSFPYRKYRMERQWAAGNTDMRSRKGTDGKLEFLEGWDFIGDDEFPLFKAESYCFMPEVWTNYPDGKVTVRDAIVPTIYETREERIPIKWELTNDSLATCLLHGLHWTVRYDEDIPTSAGPWKLCGLPGLIVEAVSEDSIHHFTLTDVQHVAAPIYYETSAITIKTSEAKLIKNRLKVFGNKIYAKNPLYYVTNRHSADEIYTDDGSFINGYFVHYDSERKANEAHVYQPLEKE; encoded by the coding sequence ATGAAGAAATTGATAACAACCATGTTTGTCCTCGTGCTGACGATTGGAGCGCAGGGACAAGAATACGATGGATTGGATGACATCGTGGCAACAATTAACACAACTAAAATCCATCAAGACAGCATCGACACATCGAGATTAGTAGCCGTGTACGACTATGAGTGCAGGACGCAGGATGCGGAGGGTAAGGCCGTAACAGACCGGATGAAGCTCTGCGTACTTGTGGGACAGCATTGTACGCGCAGTTTCCCCTATCGAAAGTATCGTATGGAAAGACAATGGGCAGCAGGAAACACGGACATGCGTAGTCGCAAGGGGACCGATGGGAAACTGGAGTTTCTGGAGGGTTGGGACTTCATTGGCGATGATGAGTTTCCGCTGTTCAAGGCGGAGTCTTATTGCTTCATGCCAGAGGTTTGGACAAACTATCCCGATGGCAAGGTAACCGTGCGCGATGCCATCGTGCCTACTATCTACGAGACAAGGGAGGAACGCATTCCCATCAAATGGGAATTGACCAACGACTCGCTGGCCACCTGCTTGTTGCACGGACTGCATTGGACGGTGCGCTACGATGAGGATATCCCCACATCGGCAGGCCCTTGGAAACTCTGTGGACTACCAGGCCTGATTGTTGAGGCCGTGAGTGAGGACAGCATCCACCACTTCACGCTCACCGACGTCCAGCACGTTGCCGCCCCTATCTACTACGAGACCAGCGCCATCACCATAAAGACCTCAGAGGCGAAACTTATCAAGAACCGCCTCAAAGTATTCGGCAACAAAATCTACGCCAAGAATCCTTTGTACTATGTTACAAACAGACACTCGGCTGATGAAATATATACCGACGACGGCAGCTTCATCAACGGCTACTTCGTGCATTACGATTCTGAGCGCAAAGCCAACGAAGCGCATGTGTATCAACCATTAGAGAAAGAATGA
- a CDS encoding GLPGLI family protein, which produces MKTKLTIILLFVVNIVSAQMLTRGNEKLDTLCQTKFTAVYQYSIHTSDAEGHPVTDSICLALQVGDGVWKTWTYQRYLFQQQRDEEIGEDHYWFMQNEALMHIATTTIGHPEGKTTTLESIPPFQYEVTEDTEIPTWNMVEGNDSICSYLCQKAKGKFRGKTWNVLYAEDIPTAAGPWKLQGLPGLITYATDDKGIHTFKLIGIYQETSPITYSAGSMVSKFSMEERRMITVVTPYEKATRAQMMKQKKNVFGNRLYLTNPTFYMAGTKEILNIGQKGGNYQFVGGLYIPDKAHKYQPLE; this is translated from the coding sequence ATGAAAACTAAACTTACTATTATCCTTTTATTTGTTGTCAACATCGTGTCAGCACAGATGCTTACACGGGGCAACGAGAAGCTTGACACTTTGTGCCAGACAAAGTTCACAGCAGTTTATCAGTATTCCATCCACACATCCGATGCGGAAGGTCATCCAGTAACCGACTCCATTTGCTTGGCTTTACAGGTGGGCGACGGGGTGTGGAAAACATGGACTTACCAACGCTATCTGTTTCAGCAGCAAAGAGATGAAGAGATAGGTGAAGACCACTATTGGTTCATGCAAAACGAGGCACTGATGCATATCGCCACAACGACGATTGGTCATCCAGAAGGTAAGACCACCACACTCGAATCGATTCCACCATTTCAGTATGAAGTAACTGAAGATACAGAAATTCCGACATGGAATATGGTAGAAGGAAACGACTCTATTTGCAGCTATCTGTGCCAAAAAGCAAAAGGAAAGTTTCGCGGCAAGACCTGGAATGTGCTTTATGCTGAGGACATTCCCACCGCTGCTGGTCCTTGGAAATTACAGGGATTACCAGGCTTGATAACATACGCTACAGACGATAAGGGTATCCATACGTTCAAACTCATCGGAATCTATCAAGAAACCTCTCCCATCACCTATTCTGCTGGTTCTATGGTTTCAAAGTTCTCCATGGAAGAGCGTCGTATGATAACGGTTGTGACACCATACGAGAAGGCTACAAGAGCGCAGATGATGAAACAGAAAAAGAACGTATTTGGCAATCGCTTATACCTGACCAATCCCACATTTTATATGGCTGGTACGAAGGAAATCCTGAATATAGGGCAAAAGGGGGGAAATTATCAATTCGTGGGAGGACTATATATACCAGATAAGGCTCATAAATATCAACCATTAGAATAA
- a CDS encoding GLPGLI family protein, which translates to MRTILVTCLALTLAIGAQGQTEAIDTAQFVAVYDYECRTQDGEDTPVTDKMQIVVQVGRTVTKSMPRSTYMKTNETVEDEDLIMAEHQETLMHMPTVWTCLPNGQTTVRDRIFPHEFEGIEPTPDIAWTLTDDTVTINGYFCQQATATFRGVTWTVCYTEEIPSSAGPWRLRGLPGLIIKAENEAHTFCLAELRQNHTPITAPEKSPNVQCMTYAKLLKHRSDVYGNRQYAKNPLFHVPNLNGNSLSLGGSIHHMTVIEMGGQQFAYADGFPLLTKAHVYQPLEIE; encoded by the coding sequence ATGAGAACAATCTTAGTGACCTGCCTTGCCCTTACGCTAGCGATAGGAGCGCAAGGGCAAACAGAGGCAATTGACACGGCACAGTTTGTGGCTGTGTACGACTACGAGTGCAGAACGCAAGATGGTGAGGACACACCCGTCACGGACAAGATGCAGATTGTGGTGCAAGTAGGACGAACGGTAACGAAGTCAATGCCACGCTCGACCTACATGAAGACAAACGAGACTGTAGAAGATGAAGACCTGATCATGGCAGAGCATCAGGAGACGCTGATGCACATGCCAACGGTATGGACGTGCTTACCCAACGGACAGACCACCGTGCGCGACAGGATTTTCCCACATGAGTTTGAGGGCATTGAGCCGACACCAGACATCGCGTGGACACTCACCGACGATACCGTGACCATTAACGGATACTTCTGTCAGCAGGCCACAGCAACGTTCCGAGGCGTCACCTGGACAGTATGCTATACCGAGGAGATTCCTTCATCTGCAGGACCATGGCGACTGCGCGGACTGCCTGGATTGATTATCAAGGCAGAGAATGAGGCACACACGTTCTGCCTTGCGGAGTTAAGACAGAACCATACGCCCATCACAGCGCCAGAGAAGAGTCCCAACGTACAGTGCATGACATACGCCAAACTACTGAAGCATCGCAGCGATGTGTACGGCAATCGTCAGTATGCTAAGAATCCCCTCTTTCACGTGCCCAACCTTAACGGCAACTCTCTTTCCTTAGGCGGGAGCATCCATCACATGACCGTCATTGAAATGGGAGGCCAACAATTTGCGTATGCTGACGGCTTCCCCTTACTGACAAAGGCACATGTGTATCAGCCATTGGAAATAGAATAA